Part of the Anopheles bellator unplaced genomic scaffold, idAnoBellAS_SP24_06.2 scaffold01086_ctg1, whole genome shotgun sequence genome, TCGGTATATCGGATACTTTTATCAGTACGGAATGAAAGGAAAAGACTTGTGTTTTGGCTGGTGGGCGATAAAGCAATTGTTCTCGATTTGAACTGTAATTAAGTTCAAATTTACATAATGAAAATATATAGTCGCGTCATGACTCTATGTTGGTGTTGCGGTGAGTTTCAAACTGTAACCGCCCTAAATGTTATGCCATATGGTGATTTCGtagaaaacagcaaaacgggTTGCGCTAAGGAAGGACAGGATAGGATAGGAAGTTTCGCTAACACTAGGATGGTCTCGGTTTAAAACGAAACGCATTTAATCAATATgtaaagaaacaaattgcGGGAGACATATAATCTACGAGCTAACGGCTAAGCCGAACAAGCCGTTTATTTTCAACCAGGTCGATTGACTAACTAGTGAAAGAGGTTCAGTTCAGTTGCGGAGTATCACGGTCGTTGGTTTATCCCTAGAAGAGGGAGCAACCGCCAAAATAAATTCACTGCTTGACACATCCATGATGATTCTGACATTCTAGCGCCGCTCCCTTATGGAACGTCTCAATCAAGGTTTCTTATTGTTTAGAAAGATTAAAGCATTGCGTTCTACGTTCCCGTCCATTAGGCATTCGCTAGGAGATTGTGCTACTCATAATTTGTACTGAAAATCTTTCGACGGCCGTAGATCGCTGCGTTTAGTCAACAGTTGGTTTTCGAATGGAACGGTATTGATTGTGACGGCGCATTACCTAGCACAGTTAATTGTAGCACGGATTGCGATTTAAAACGTGAAACTACTTTTCGAATACAGGTATGCCGATTATAGGAATtggataaaaacaaaccaaatcaaaacaaaacccacgcATCAatgcaaacaattaaaaagTAGGCCATATGTGTCGTTTGACGAAGACGATGTGTCATCCCCGGATTTTTAATTGGCGTTGCTTCGGTGGCGTCTCCAGTTAGCAGGAGTGGGATTTCTAATAAGGGCATCCATAACATAGAAAGCAAgcgttttgcttttcctggGATAAATCATGTACACTTGTGCTCAGACAACCGTCTCACTGTTGTTCGCAGGTTCCTTGGTGCTATTGCTTTTGACGACAAATCGCCCAACAACCACAATGCGGTTAAGCCCACTCGACCCCAGCTCCTACTCGAATGCCCGTAGGTATTAGATAATGGATGGGAGTAGGTTCCCATTCAATTGGGTCGTACACTATCTATCTTATTGTGCGCATACAAAATAAGTCTTTATATTCCCTACCACCAGACGAGCTTATCATACGACATGTGGATCTAGATTGGACGGTGAACTTCGATAAGAGCACGATCTCTGGTACCGCAACGCTGCACTTCAAACTGATCAAAGCTGACCTTCAGGAAATTGTACGAATTTCTTGACTCACTCACACCGGATCCGAATAATGCAAATAACTATTACATTATTTTTCTAGTTTCTGGATGTTAGCGACATTAATGTGTCTTCAGTGGCGATCCGCACGGCTGCCGGTGAAGTTCCGCTCGATTGGGACGTTGGTGGCCCGGTGTCCAACATCGGGTCCAAGCTGACTCTCTACCTACCGACGAAGACGAGTGGAGAACTTACGGTGGTTATCGGTTATGAGACTTCGCCGAAAGCGAGTGCGCTTCAATGGCTAACGCCGGAGCAAACATTTGGCAAGAAATATCCGTATCTCTTCAGTCAATGCCAGGCCATTCATGCACGGTCCATTCTACCGTGTCAAGATACTCCGGCCGTAAAGTTTACTTACAACGCAACGGTAAGACGTGTTGCTGCttgttcttttttcacgatCTTTAATATCAGTTGTTTTTAGTTGCATCACTCGGCGGAAGTTACCGGCTTGATGAGTGCGATAAAGGTGGATTCGCTGCCAGGAATTTCGAAGTTTGTGCAGAAAACTCCAATCCCGAGCTACTTGCTCGCAATTGTGGTTGGTGCGCTAGTCTCGAAACCAATCGGTCCTATGTAAGATCTCTGGCTTCCAAGTATTCCGTTTTCCATCCAAAGTTGCTGAACATGTTTGTGTCTTTTTAGTTCGAGTGTATGGGCCGAACAGGAACAGATCGAAGAGGCGGCCGAAGAATTTTCACAAACGCCGGATTTCATTGCAAAAGCGGAGGAAATCTGTGGCCCATACGTGTGGGAGCGATACGATTTGCTCGTCATGCCACCAAGCTTCCCGTTTGGCGGAATGGAAAATCCTTGCCTGACATTCGTGACGCCAACGCTCCTGGCAGGCGATAAATCGTTAGCTACGGTCGTGGCGCATGAGATCGCCCATAGCTGGACGGGGAATCTGGTAACAAATCGAAACTTC contains:
- the LOC131214483 gene encoding leukotriene A-4 hydrolase-like: MRLSPLDPSSYSNAHELIIRHVDLDWTVNFDKSTISGTATLHFKLIKADLQEIFLDVSDINVSSVAIRTAAGEVPLDWDVGGPVSNIGSKLTLYLPTKTSGELTVVIGYETSPKASALQWLTPEQTFGKKYPYLFSQCQAIHARSILPCQDTPAVKFTYNATLHHSAEVTGLMSAIKVDSLPGISKFVQKTPIPSYLLAIVVGALVSKPIGPISSVWAEQEQIEEAAEEFSQTPDFIAKAEEICGPYVWERYDLLVMPPSFPFGGMENPCLTFVTPTLLAGDKSLATVVAHEIAHSWTGNLVTNRNFEHFWLNEGFTVFVEGKIVGRLSGNASRDFHALHGLSELADCIKTQLADTPELTRLVVDLSELGPD